A region of the Agromyces sp. CF514 genome:
AGTCTGGGCACGGGTCCCTGACCCAACCCCCACCGCCGACGAACGGAGTCCGCCATGCCAGCCGCCCTGATCGAGGTGCGCCGCGCGTACACCGTCGACGAGGAGGTCGCGATCATGGACGCCGTGCATGCGGCGCTCGTCGAGGCGTTCCGCATCCCGCCCGAAGACCGCGACGTGCGCCTGATCGCACATGCACCGCACCGGTTCGCCTGCTCGCCCGAGCTCGCCCGCCCCGAGTTGCGCACGCTGGTCACGATCGACTGCTTCGCCGGTCGCTCGGCCGAGGCCAAGCGCGCGCTCTACGCCGCCGTCGTCGACCGGCTCGAACCGCTGGGCATCCCGCGCGACCACGTCACGACGATCGTGCACGACATCCCCCGCGAGAGCTGGGGTCTCATGGGCGGCATCGCGGCGAGCGACCACGATCTCGGGTTCGACGTCGAGATCTGAGCGGATGCCGGTGGCGCGCGTTCCGCCGCGGGGCGGTCGGCCGCGGCATCCGCTCGTCCTCGTGGTTCGGCCCCGGCGCTTCGGTCAGCGTTCGGACCGACCGAGCGGGGTCCATCCGAACGGCACGGGCCCCGAGACATCCGCCCGCTCCTCATCGGCGGCCGCCGACCAGCCCTGGGCCGCATCGACGCCGTCGAACCCGCCGCGGGCGACGCGGAAGCCGAGGTCGTCGTGGTGCATGCGCGGTGCGCCGCCGCGACGAGCCGACGCCCGCACGTTCCACGCGTCGTCGGCGAACCCACCGCCGCGGAAGACGCGGTAGTCGTCGTACCTGGCCGGGTCGAGCAGGTCCCAGCACCACTCCCAGACGTTGCCGAGCGTGTCGAACAGGCCGAAGAGATTCGGATGCCGGCCGCCGACGTTCTGCGCCGAACCCACCCCGTCGGCGCTCGTCCACGCGATCTCGCGCAGCGGGCCGTAGTGCGGGGCGGTCGACCCCGCGCGGCACGCGAGCTCCCACTCGGACTCGGTCGGCAGACGGTATCCGTCGGAGTCGACGTGCCAGGTCACCTGTTCACCGTCGAACGAGTACGCCGGGTCGAGGCCCTCCCACTCGGAGGCCGCGTTGCAGAACCGCACGGCGCGCAACCAGCTGACGTCCACCGCTGGGCGCCGCGGATGCCCGGCCGTGATGCCGAGCATCTCCGCGAGCTGCTCCTGCGTGACCGCGTAGACGCCGATCTCGAACGCCTCGAGCTCGACCGTGCGATGGAGCTTGCGACGGGCGTCGTGCAACGTCACCGCACCCGCGGGGATGCGCGCCATCTCGAGGTCGGTCACCGAGGCAGTCTCGCACGCCGTTCGCTCTGGCCGGCCGGCTCGACGATCGGGATCGACGACGTGACCACCGCGTCGACGACCATCGAGCCGTCGGTCGGGCCGATGATCGCGATCGCCGTCGTCTCGGTCGGAACCGCGGGCTGCACGGGCAGCTTCGCGAGCCGTCGGTGCTCGCGCACGTAGGCCGGCACGAGCAGCAGGACCGCGCCGACCCACGCGAGCGGGTTGCTCAGCACGACGCCGACGAACCCGATGAGGCTGCCGAGCACGACTGCGGCGGCCACGCGCATGACGAGTTCGACGACGCCCGTCACCGTGGGCACGAGCGTGTGCCCGAGGCCCTGCAGGGCTCCTCGCAGCACGAAGAGCACGCCGAGCGCCGTGTAGCTCAGTCCGTTGATCACGAGCATGAGCGTCGCCTGGTGCACGACCGCGTCCGATCCGTCGCCCACGAAGAGCCGCACGATCGGCGTGCCGAACGCCACGAGCAGCGCGCCGAGCACGAGCCCGAACGCGATCGACATCCAGGTCGCCTGCACGACACCACGCCGGATGCGGTCGGGCCGCCCGCCGCCGAGGTTCTGGGCGGCGTACATCGACACGGCGAGGCCGAGCGACTGCAGCAGCGCGACCGCGAGGCCGTCGACGCGCGATGCGGTCGTGTAGGCGGCGACCGCGTCGGAGCCGAGTTCGTTGAGGGCGACCTGCACGGCCAGCGTGCCGATGGCGATGATCGACGCCTGGAAGCCCATCGGCAGGCCGAGCCGCAGGTGTTCGGCCAGGTCGGCGCGCGTGATGAGCCAGTCGGCCCTGCGCAGGTGCAGCACCGGCACGCGGCGCCGCACGTACTCGAGGCACATGAGCACCGAGACGGCCTGGGCGACGACGGTCGCGAGCGCGGCCCCGCCGACGCCCCAGTCGAGCGGGCCCACCATGAGCACCACGAGTCCGACGTTCAGGGCGCACGCGATGCTGAGGAAGACGAGCGGTGTACGGGAGTCGCCGATCGACCTGATGATCGCCGACAGGTAGTTGAACGCCATCATCGTCGAGGCACCGAGAAAGCTGACCTGCGTGTAGATCGTCGCCTCGTCGAGCAGTTCGGGCGGAGTCTGCATGAGCTCGAGCGCCGGCCGCGCGATGAGCGGTGCGACGACCGTGAGGAGCAGGCTCAGGATGCCGGTGAGCAGCGTCCCGGCCGCGACGGACCGCCGCACGGCCGCGTGGTCGCGCGCGCCGAACGCCTGCGCGGTCGGGATCGCGAAGCCTGAGGTCACGCCCCAGGCGAACCCGAGCAGCAGGAAGAGGAGGCTGCCCGTCGCGCCGACCGCGGCGAGCGAGTCGACGCCGAGGTGTCGCCCCACCACGATCGCATCGGCGAACTGGTAGAGCTGCTGCACCACGTTGCCGATCAGCAGCGGGATCGAGAAGAGGAGGATGACGCGCCAGGGGCGTCCCGTGGTCAGGGCGGTGGACATCGGTGGTGGCTTTCGCGGACGGGTGCGGTCGGGATGGGCGGTCCGCTCGGGCACCGCATCCCACAGTCTATCGAATCGATTCGATTTCGACAGCCCCGGCTCCCACGGGTTTGCGATGTCGGTGGCAGGCCCGATGCTCGCTCCATGAGCGATTTCGACTTCCTGTACGGCGAATGGACGGTCGCCAACCGGCGCCTGCGCCACCTGTTCGTCGGCAGCGACGAGTGGGACGAGTTCCCTGCGACCTCGTGGGCGCGGCCGCTGCTCGACGGGGTCGGCAATGTCGACGAGATGCACTGCCCGACGCAGGGCTGGTCGGGCGCGAGCATCCGGTTCCAGGACCAGCAGACCGGGGAGTGGTCGATCTACTGGGCCAACAGCAGTACGGGCACGCTCTTTCCGCCCGTCATCGGTCGATTCACCGACGGGCGCGGCGACTTCTACGGCGATGACACCCACGAGGGCCTGCCGATCAAGGCGCACTTCACCTGGTCGGACATCACGCCCGATTCGGCAAGGTGGCAGCAGGAGTTCTCGCGCGACGGCGGCGAGACCTGGGAGTGCAACTGGGTCATGGAGTTCAGCCGGGTCTAGCGTCCGGCCCGGCCATCGTGCGCGGTCGAACCGAGGCGCGGCTCGACCGCACCGGTCACATCATCGCGGTCGCGGCCCCGGCGATGTACGGCACGAGCCAGATGATCCAGACGACGAGGCTGAAGCGGTGGAACACCTGCTTCTCGCTCGGCCGGTTGCGCACCAGCACGATCACCGCCCAGACGAGGTGGATCGCCATGAGCACGATCGCGATCAGCCCCGTCACCGCCATCAGGGTGTCGAGCGGACCTGCGGCGACGCCCTCCGCTCGACGTTCACCGGCGATCGCGCTCATCAGGAGCGTTCCCGTGGTGTCTGCGGCAAGGCCGAGGGCGAAGAAGCCCGCGTGCCACCACTTGAGCGTGCGCTGGATGTGCTCGGCCCAGACACCGACGGTGTAGAACACGAGCGCGAGGGTGATGATGACGATGGCGAGGGTCAGCATGTGGCCGAGCGTAGTGCGAGGCACCCGCCGCCAGCACCCGACTTTCGGATGACGGCGCGGTTGCGCACCGGGGCCCAGGCTACGAGGAGAGGCGTCGATCCGGGCTCGCTGCGGCGTATCGCCGGGCGAGCGCCTGGATCGCCTCGGTCAGTTCGGCCGGGCCGTCGACGGTGAAGTCCTCGTCGAGCAGGGCGAGGTACACCG
Encoded here:
- a CDS encoding tautomerase family protein, which gives rise to MPAALIEVRRAYTVDEEVAIMDAVHAALVEAFRIPPEDRDVRLIAHAPHRFACSPELARPELRTLVTIDCFAGRSAEAKRALYAAVVDRLEPLGIPRDHVTTIVHDIPRESWGLMGGIAASDHDLGFDVEI
- a CDS encoding SUMF1/EgtB/PvdO family nonheme iron enzyme, yielding MTDLEMARIPAGAVTLHDARRKLHRTVELEAFEIGVYAVTQEQLAEMLGITAGHPRRPAVDVSWLRAVRFCNAASEWEGLDPAYSFDGEQVTWHVDSDGYRLPTESEWELACRAGSTAPHYGPLREIAWTSADGVGSAQNVGGRHPNLFGLFDTLGNVWEWCWDLLDPARYDDYRVFRGGGFADDAWNVRASARRGGAPRMHHDDLGFRVARGGFDGVDAAQGWSAAADEERADVSGPVPFGWTPLGRSER
- a CDS encoding MATE family efflux transporter, translated to MSTALTTGRPWRVILLFSIPLLIGNVVQQLYQFADAIVVGRHLGVDSLAAVGATGSLLFLLLGFAWGVTSGFAIPTAQAFGARDHAAVRRSVAAGTLLTGILSLLLTVVAPLIARPALELMQTPPELLDEATIYTQVSFLGASTMMAFNYLSAIIRSIGDSRTPLVFLSIACALNVGLVVLMVGPLDWGVGGAALATVVAQAVSVLMCLEYVRRRVPVLHLRRADWLITRADLAEHLRLGLPMGFQASIIAIGTLAVQVALNELGSDAVAAYTTASRVDGLAVALLQSLGLAVSMYAAQNLGGGRPDRIRRGVVQATWMSIAFGLVLGALLVAFGTPIVRLFVGDGSDAVVHQATLMLVINGLSYTALGVLFVLRGALQGLGHTLVPTVTGVVELVMRVAAAVVLGSLIGFVGVVLSNPLAWVGAVLLLVPAYVREHRRLAKLPVQPAVPTETTAIAIIGPTDGSMVVDAVVTSSIPIVEPAGQSERRARLPR
- a CDS encoding HsmA family protein encodes the protein MLTLAIVIITLALVFYTVGVWAEHIQRTLKWWHAGFFALGLAADTTGTLLMSAIAGERRAEGVAAGPLDTLMAVTGLIAIVLMAIHLVWAVIVLVRNRPSEKQVFHRFSLVVWIIWLVPYIAGAATAMM